A portion of the Symphalangus syndactylus isolate Jambi chromosome 13, NHGRI_mSymSyn1-v2.1_pri, whole genome shotgun sequence genome contains these proteins:
- the LOC129460697 gene encoding endogenous retrovirus group V member 1 Env polyprotein, which translates to MIEKFLFLYLSLLPMPLPSQAQWSENSLVNFSKIIASGNHLSNCWICHNFITRSASYQYILVRNFSLNLTFGSGIPEGQHKSVPLQVSLANSAHQVPCLDLTPPFNQSSKTSFYFYNCSSLNQTCCPCPEGHCDRKNTSEEGFPSPTIHPMSFSPAGCHPNLTHWCPASHKQMNDYRDKSPQNRCAAWEGKQLITWRVLYSLPKAHSVPTWPKTTVPLGGPLSPTCNQSIPAAWKSQLHKWFDSHVPRWACTPPGYVFLCGPQKNKLPSDGSPKRTYSTPPVANLYTCINNIQHTGECAVGLLGPRGIGVTIYNTTQPRQKRALGLILAGMGAAVGMLAPWGGFTYHDVTLRNLSRQIENIAKSTRDSISKLKASIDSLANVVMDNRLALDYRLAEQGGVCAVINKSCCVYVNNSGAIEEDIKKIYDEATWLHDFGKDDSAGSIWEAVKSALPSLTWFVPLLGPAALIAFFLLFGACLYNSLIKYVSSRIRQFHTEPLKMERDHPIFLGGPSTYKYISPLDASGQRFCN; encoded by the coding sequence ATGATAGAGAAATTCCTTTTCCTctatctttccctccttcccatgCCCCTACCCTCACAGGCACAATGGAGTGAAAATTCCCTTgtcaatttttccaaaataattgcTTCGGGAAACCATCTAAGCAACTGTTGGATCTGTCACAACTTCATCACCAGGTCCGCATCTTACCAATATATTTTGgtaagaaatttttctttaaacctaACATTTGGTTCAGGAATCCCCGAAGGCCAACATAAATCTGTTCCGCTCCAGGTTTCGCTTGCTAACTCAGCGCACCAAGTCCCCTGTCTGGATCTCACTCCACCTTTCAATCAAAGctctaaaacttctttctatttctaCAACTGCTCTTCTCTAAACCAAACCTGTTGTCCATGCCCTGAAGGACACTGTGACAGGAAGAACACCTCTGAGGAGGGATTCCCCAGTCCCACCATCCATCCCATGAGCTTTTCCCCAGCAGGCTGCCACCCTAACTTGACTCACTGGTGTCCAGCTAGCCATAAACAAATGAACGATTATCGAGACAAGTCACCCCAAAACCGCTGTGCAGCTTGGGAAGGAAAACAGCTAATCACATGGAGGGTTCTATATTCGCTTCCCAAGGCACACAGTGTCCCCACATGGCCAAAAACTACTGTTCCCCTGGGAGGGCCTCTATCCCCTACGTGCAATCAATCTATTCCAGCAGCGTGGAAATCGCAGTTACACAAGTGGTTCGACAGCCACGTCCCCCGGTGGGCCTGTACCCCTCCCGGCTATGTATTTTTATGTGgaccacaaaaaaataaactgcCCTCTGACGGAAGTCCTAAGAGAACCTATTCAACCCCCCCCGTGGCAAACCTCTATACTTGCATCAATAACATCCAACATACGGGGGAATGTGCTGTGGGACTTTTGGGACCACGGGGGATAGGTGTGACCATTTATAACACCACCCAACCCAGACAGAAAAGAGCTCTGGGTCTAATACTGGCAGGGATGGGAGCAGCCGTAGGAATGCTCGCCCCATGGGGAGGGTTCACTTATCATGATGTCACCCTCAGAAACCTCTccagacaaatagaaaacatagCCAAGAGTACCAGGGATAGCATCTCTAAACTCAAGGCCTCCATAGATTCTCTAGCAAACGTAGTCATGGACAACAGATTGGCCTTAGATTACCGCTTAGCAGAGCAGGGCGGAGTCTGTGCAGTGATCAATAAATCCTGTTGCGTTTATGTCAATAACAGTGGGGCGATAGAGGAGGATATAAAAAAGATCTATGATGAGGCTACGTGGCTCCATGACTTTGGAAAAGATGATTCAGCAGGGTCCATTTGGGAGGCTGTGAAgtctgccctcccctccctcacATGGTTTGTCCCTTTACTGGGACCAGCTGCACTTATagccttttttctcctctttggcGCTTGTCTCTATAATTCACTGATTAAATATGTCTCTTCCAGGATACGGCAATTTCACACAGAGCCCCTAAAAATGGAAAGAGATCATCCGATCTTCCTTGGAGGCCCCAGTACCTACAAGTACATCTCTCCCTTGGATGCCAGTGGGCAAAGATTCTGCAACTAG